In Zingiber officinale cultivar Zhangliang chromosome 3B, Zo_v1.1, whole genome shotgun sequence, a single window of DNA contains:
- the LOC121967529 gene encoding uncharacterized protein At3g49140-like isoform X5 yields the protein MLTAMDSSLAIRLRHCSSGGACLQPPPPAPPPQAILSVVVGAFPRFPSQGKRRISGGGFGIFIDSCSQSRRGLPLSSRVRSSQGDAGSLPDSPRSNSKPRYHPSEEIQELDPSATGEERCLTVAETARTIIEVNSKATIVFSGFTDDVVDQNIVLPYLPYLTDEHGDIYFEVGNEKEILQTLIADDTLVQVIIGLDNVEMLPEMDLLGPADLDYGVEESSSDESTSDEEYEENVVIIQEDEIDEILSDDISDWTNLETMRSCHPMYFAKKMEESILTDHLDWMDQPPASIVIRGHLRPAFVEENTNIKKIPYSGESDNDRSSSNGAAFYKLEMINIQIVSAYGSQEAVAIGVDSLGFDLRICSGRQHQSLAQKSS from the exons ATGCTGACCGCGATGGACTCCTCCCTAGCTATCCGCTTGCGCCACTGCTCAAGCGGCGGTGCCTGTCTTCAGCCGCCGCCGCCTGCGCCACCGCCTCAGGCGATTCTGTCGGTTGTCGTCGGGGCATTCCCAAGGTTCCCGTCCCAAGGCAAGCGGAGAATTTCCGGAGGAGGCTTCGG GATCTTTATTGATAGCTGCTCTCAATCTCGCCGGggtcttcctctttcttccagaGTTCGTTCTTCGCAAGGCGATGCAGGTTCGCTGCCGGATTCACCGAGAAGCAACTCGAAGCCACGTTACCATCCTTCTGAGGAAATCCAAGAGCTGGATCCTTCTGCTACTGGAGAAGAGAGGTGTCTCACAGTGGCGGAGACTGCTAGGACCATAATAGAG GTGAACAGCAAAGCAACTATTGTCTTTTCAGGATTCACTGATGATGTAGTGGATCAAAATATTGTTTTGCCTTATTTACCATACTTAACTGATGAACATGGAG ATATTTATTTTGAGGTGGGCAATGAGAAAGAAATTTTGCAAACTCTGATCGCAGATGATACATTAGTG CAAGTTATAATTGGTTTGGACAATGTGGAAATGCTGCCAGAGATGGACCTATTAGGGCCAGCTGATCTTGATTATGGAGTCGAAGAAAGTTCTAGTGATGAAAGTACCAGTGATGAAGAATATGAAGAG AATGTTGTGATCATTCAAGAAGATGAAATAGATGAGATTCTCTCTGATGATATAAGTGATTGGACAAATTTGGAAACAATGCGATCTTGTCACCCTATGTATTTTGCTAAGAAAATGGAGGAG tcTATATTAACTGATCATTTGGACTGGATGGATCAACCTCCTGCTAGCATTGTCATTCGAGGTCATTTGAGACCTGCTTTTGTTGAGGAGAACACAAATATCAAGAAGATTCCATATAGTG GAGAATCAGATAATGACAGAAGTTCGAGTAATGGAGCTGCTTTTTATAAATTGGAGATGATTAATATTCAGATAGTTTCTGCATATGGAAGCCAG GAGGCTGTTGCAATTGGAGTTGATAGTCTTGGTTTCGACTTGAGAATTTGCTCAGGAAG
- the LOC121967529 gene encoding uncharacterized protein At3g49140-like isoform X2, protein MLTAMDSSLAIRLRHCSSGGACLQPPPPAPPPQAILSVVVGAFPRFPSQGKRRISGGGFGCSQSRRGLPLSSRVRSSQGDAGSLPDSPRSNSKPRYHPSEEIQELDPSATGEERCLTVAETARTIIEVNSKATIVFSGFTDDVVDQNIVLPYLPYLTDEHGDIYFEVGNEKEILQTLIADDTLVQVIIGLDNVEMLPEMDLLGPADLDYGVEESSSDESTSDEEYEENVVIIQEDEIDEILSDDISDWTNLETMRSCHPMYFAKKMEESILTDHLDWMDQPPASIVIRGHLRPAFVEENTNIKKIPYSGESDNDRSSSNGAAFYKLEMINIQIVSAYGSQFAVKIQDFLEAQPDVLAHSAANILSRLKAGGEKISQALKNLCLRQKSMNVEEAVAIGVDSLGFDLRICSGRQVQTLRFSFDTQATSEFSAEKQLNDLLFPRQQQKQQSWQQAHQD, encoded by the exons ATGCTGACCGCGATGGACTCCTCCCTAGCTATCCGCTTGCGCCACTGCTCAAGCGGCGGTGCCTGTCTTCAGCCGCCGCCGCCTGCGCCACCGCCTCAGGCGATTCTGTCGGTTGTCGTCGGGGCATTCCCAAGGTTCCCGTCCCAAGGCAAGCGGAGAATTTCCGGAGGAGGCTTCGG CTGCTCTCAATCTCGCCGGggtcttcctctttcttccagaGTTCGTTCTTCGCAAGGCGATGCAGGTTCGCTGCCGGATTCACCGAGAAGCAACTCGAAGCCACGTTACCATCCTTCTGAGGAAATCCAAGAGCTGGATCCTTCTGCTACTGGAGAAGAGAGGTGTCTCACAGTGGCGGAGACTGCTAGGACCATAATAGAG GTGAACAGCAAAGCAACTATTGTCTTTTCAGGATTCACTGATGATGTAGTGGATCAAAATATTGTTTTGCCTTATTTACCATACTTAACTGATGAACATGGAG ATATTTATTTTGAGGTGGGCAATGAGAAAGAAATTTTGCAAACTCTGATCGCAGATGATACATTAGTG CAAGTTATAATTGGTTTGGACAATGTGGAAATGCTGCCAGAGATGGACCTATTAGGGCCAGCTGATCTTGATTATGGAGTCGAAGAAAGTTCTAGTGATGAAAGTACCAGTGATGAAGAATATGAAGAG AATGTTGTGATCATTCAAGAAGATGAAATAGATGAGATTCTCTCTGATGATATAAGTGATTGGACAAATTTGGAAACAATGCGATCTTGTCACCCTATGTATTTTGCTAAGAAAATGGAGGAG tcTATATTAACTGATCATTTGGACTGGATGGATCAACCTCCTGCTAGCATTGTCATTCGAGGTCATTTGAGACCTGCTTTTGTTGAGGAGAACACAAATATCAAGAAGATTCCATATAGTG GAGAATCAGATAATGACAGAAGTTCGAGTAATGGAGCTGCTTTTTATAAATTGGAGATGATTAATATTCAGATAGTTTCTGCATATGGAAGCCAG TTTGCTGTGAAAATTCAAGACTTTCTGGAAGCTCAACCAGATGTTCTTGCACATTCAGCTGCAAACATTTTATCTCGACTAAAAGCTGGTGGTGAGAAGATCTCACAAGCCCTTAAAAACCTATGCCTGAGGCAAAAGAGTATGAATGTGGAG GAGGCTGTTGCAATTGGAGTTGATAGTCTTGGTTTCGACTTGAGAATTTGCTCAGGAAGGCAAGTTCAAACCTTAAGATTTTCATTTGACACACAA
- the LOC121967529 gene encoding uncharacterized protein At3g49140-like isoform X4: MLTAMDSSLAIRLRHCSSGGACLQPPPPAPPPQAILSVVVGAFPRFPSQGKRRISGGGFGIFIDSCSQSRRGLPLSSRVRSSQGDAGSLPDSPRSNSKPRYHPSEEIQELDPSATGEERCLTVAETARTIIEVNSKATIVFSGFTDDVVDQNIVLPYLPYLTDEHGDIYFEVGNEKEILQTLIADDTLVQVIIGLDNVEMLPEMDLLGPADLDYGVEESSSDESTSDEEYEENVVIIQEDEIDEILSDDISDWTNLETMRSCHPMYFAKKMEESILTDHLDWMDQPPASIVIRGHLRPAFVEENTNIKKIPYSGESDNDRSSSNGAAFYKLEMINIQIVSAYGSQEAVAIGVDSLGFDLRICSGRQVQTLRFSFDTQATSEFSAEKQLNDLLFPRQQQKQQSWQQAHQD; encoded by the exons ATGCTGACCGCGATGGACTCCTCCCTAGCTATCCGCTTGCGCCACTGCTCAAGCGGCGGTGCCTGTCTTCAGCCGCCGCCGCCTGCGCCACCGCCTCAGGCGATTCTGTCGGTTGTCGTCGGGGCATTCCCAAGGTTCCCGTCCCAAGGCAAGCGGAGAATTTCCGGAGGAGGCTTCGG GATCTTTATTGATAGCTGCTCTCAATCTCGCCGGggtcttcctctttcttccagaGTTCGTTCTTCGCAAGGCGATGCAGGTTCGCTGCCGGATTCACCGAGAAGCAACTCGAAGCCACGTTACCATCCTTCTGAGGAAATCCAAGAGCTGGATCCTTCTGCTACTGGAGAAGAGAGGTGTCTCACAGTGGCGGAGACTGCTAGGACCATAATAGAG GTGAACAGCAAAGCAACTATTGTCTTTTCAGGATTCACTGATGATGTAGTGGATCAAAATATTGTTTTGCCTTATTTACCATACTTAACTGATGAACATGGAG ATATTTATTTTGAGGTGGGCAATGAGAAAGAAATTTTGCAAACTCTGATCGCAGATGATACATTAGTG CAAGTTATAATTGGTTTGGACAATGTGGAAATGCTGCCAGAGATGGACCTATTAGGGCCAGCTGATCTTGATTATGGAGTCGAAGAAAGTTCTAGTGATGAAAGTACCAGTGATGAAGAATATGAAGAG AATGTTGTGATCATTCAAGAAGATGAAATAGATGAGATTCTCTCTGATGATATAAGTGATTGGACAAATTTGGAAACAATGCGATCTTGTCACCCTATGTATTTTGCTAAGAAAATGGAGGAG tcTATATTAACTGATCATTTGGACTGGATGGATCAACCTCCTGCTAGCATTGTCATTCGAGGTCATTTGAGACCTGCTTTTGTTGAGGAGAACACAAATATCAAGAAGATTCCATATAGTG GAGAATCAGATAATGACAGAAGTTCGAGTAATGGAGCTGCTTTTTATAAATTGGAGATGATTAATATTCAGATAGTTTCTGCATATGGAAGCCAG GAGGCTGTTGCAATTGGAGTTGATAGTCTTGGTTTCGACTTGAGAATTTGCTCAGGAAGGCAAGTTCAAACCTTAAGATTTTCATTTGACACACAA
- the LOC121967529 gene encoding uncharacterized protein At3g49140-like isoform X1 encodes MLTAMDSSLAIRLRHCSSGGACLQPPPPAPPPQAILSVVVGAFPRFPSQGKRRISGGGFGIFIDSCSQSRRGLPLSSRVRSSQGDAGSLPDSPRSNSKPRYHPSEEIQELDPSATGEERCLTVAETARTIIEVNSKATIVFSGFTDDVVDQNIVLPYLPYLTDEHGDIYFEVGNEKEILQTLIADDTLVQVIIGLDNVEMLPEMDLLGPADLDYGVEESSSDESTSDEEYEENVVIIQEDEIDEILSDDISDWTNLETMRSCHPMYFAKKMEESILTDHLDWMDQPPASIVIRGHLRPAFVEENTNIKKIPYSGESDNDRSSSNGAAFYKLEMINIQIVSAYGSQFAVKIQDFLEAQPDVLAHSAANILSRLKAGGEKISQALKNLCLRQKSMNVEEAVAIGVDSLGFDLRICSGRQVQTLRFSFDTQATSEFSAEKQLNDLLFPRQQQKQQSWQQAHQD; translated from the exons ATGCTGACCGCGATGGACTCCTCCCTAGCTATCCGCTTGCGCCACTGCTCAAGCGGCGGTGCCTGTCTTCAGCCGCCGCCGCCTGCGCCACCGCCTCAGGCGATTCTGTCGGTTGTCGTCGGGGCATTCCCAAGGTTCCCGTCCCAAGGCAAGCGGAGAATTTCCGGAGGAGGCTTCGG GATCTTTATTGATAGCTGCTCTCAATCTCGCCGGggtcttcctctttcttccagaGTTCGTTCTTCGCAAGGCGATGCAGGTTCGCTGCCGGATTCACCGAGAAGCAACTCGAAGCCACGTTACCATCCTTCTGAGGAAATCCAAGAGCTGGATCCTTCTGCTACTGGAGAAGAGAGGTGTCTCACAGTGGCGGAGACTGCTAGGACCATAATAGAG GTGAACAGCAAAGCAACTATTGTCTTTTCAGGATTCACTGATGATGTAGTGGATCAAAATATTGTTTTGCCTTATTTACCATACTTAACTGATGAACATGGAG ATATTTATTTTGAGGTGGGCAATGAGAAAGAAATTTTGCAAACTCTGATCGCAGATGATACATTAGTG CAAGTTATAATTGGTTTGGACAATGTGGAAATGCTGCCAGAGATGGACCTATTAGGGCCAGCTGATCTTGATTATGGAGTCGAAGAAAGTTCTAGTGATGAAAGTACCAGTGATGAAGAATATGAAGAG AATGTTGTGATCATTCAAGAAGATGAAATAGATGAGATTCTCTCTGATGATATAAGTGATTGGACAAATTTGGAAACAATGCGATCTTGTCACCCTATGTATTTTGCTAAGAAAATGGAGGAG tcTATATTAACTGATCATTTGGACTGGATGGATCAACCTCCTGCTAGCATTGTCATTCGAGGTCATTTGAGACCTGCTTTTGTTGAGGAGAACACAAATATCAAGAAGATTCCATATAGTG GAGAATCAGATAATGACAGAAGTTCGAGTAATGGAGCTGCTTTTTATAAATTGGAGATGATTAATATTCAGATAGTTTCTGCATATGGAAGCCAG TTTGCTGTGAAAATTCAAGACTTTCTGGAAGCTCAACCAGATGTTCTTGCACATTCAGCTGCAAACATTTTATCTCGACTAAAAGCTGGTGGTGAGAAGATCTCACAAGCCCTTAAAAACCTATGCCTGAGGCAAAAGAGTATGAATGTGGAG GAGGCTGTTGCAATTGGAGTTGATAGTCTTGGTTTCGACTTGAGAATTTGCTCAGGAAGGCAAGTTCAAACCTTAAGATTTTCATTTGACACACAA
- the LOC121967529 gene encoding uncharacterized protein At3g49140-like isoform X3, whose protein sequence is MLTAMDSSLAIRLRHCSSGGACLQPPPPAPPPQAILSVVVGAFPRFPSQGKRRISGGGFGIFIDSCSQSRRGLPLSSRVRSSQGDAGSLPDSPRSNSKPRYHPSEEIQELDPSATGEERCLTVAETARTIIEVNSKATIVFSGFTDDVVDQNIVLPYLPYLTDEHGDIYFEVGNEKEILQTLIADDTLVQVIIGLDNVEMLPEMDLLGPADLDYGVEESSSDESTSDEEYEENVVIIQEDEIDEILSDDISDWTNLETMRSCHPMYFAKKMEESILTDHLDWMDQPPASIVIRGHLRPAFVEENTNIKKIPYSGESDNDRSSSNGAAFYKLEMINIQIVSAYGSQFAVKIQDFLEAQPDVLAHSAANILSRLKAGGEKISQALKNLCLRQKSMNVEEAVAIGVDSLGFDLRICSGRQHQSLAQKSS, encoded by the exons ATGCTGACCGCGATGGACTCCTCCCTAGCTATCCGCTTGCGCCACTGCTCAAGCGGCGGTGCCTGTCTTCAGCCGCCGCCGCCTGCGCCACCGCCTCAGGCGATTCTGTCGGTTGTCGTCGGGGCATTCCCAAGGTTCCCGTCCCAAGGCAAGCGGAGAATTTCCGGAGGAGGCTTCGG GATCTTTATTGATAGCTGCTCTCAATCTCGCCGGggtcttcctctttcttccagaGTTCGTTCTTCGCAAGGCGATGCAGGTTCGCTGCCGGATTCACCGAGAAGCAACTCGAAGCCACGTTACCATCCTTCTGAGGAAATCCAAGAGCTGGATCCTTCTGCTACTGGAGAAGAGAGGTGTCTCACAGTGGCGGAGACTGCTAGGACCATAATAGAG GTGAACAGCAAAGCAACTATTGTCTTTTCAGGATTCACTGATGATGTAGTGGATCAAAATATTGTTTTGCCTTATTTACCATACTTAACTGATGAACATGGAG ATATTTATTTTGAGGTGGGCAATGAGAAAGAAATTTTGCAAACTCTGATCGCAGATGATACATTAGTG CAAGTTATAATTGGTTTGGACAATGTGGAAATGCTGCCAGAGATGGACCTATTAGGGCCAGCTGATCTTGATTATGGAGTCGAAGAAAGTTCTAGTGATGAAAGTACCAGTGATGAAGAATATGAAGAG AATGTTGTGATCATTCAAGAAGATGAAATAGATGAGATTCTCTCTGATGATATAAGTGATTGGACAAATTTGGAAACAATGCGATCTTGTCACCCTATGTATTTTGCTAAGAAAATGGAGGAG tcTATATTAACTGATCATTTGGACTGGATGGATCAACCTCCTGCTAGCATTGTCATTCGAGGTCATTTGAGACCTGCTTTTGTTGAGGAGAACACAAATATCAAGAAGATTCCATATAGTG GAGAATCAGATAATGACAGAAGTTCGAGTAATGGAGCTGCTTTTTATAAATTGGAGATGATTAATATTCAGATAGTTTCTGCATATGGAAGCCAG TTTGCTGTGAAAATTCAAGACTTTCTGGAAGCTCAACCAGATGTTCTTGCACATTCAGCTGCAAACATTTTATCTCGACTAAAAGCTGGTGGTGAGAAGATCTCACAAGCCCTTAAAAACCTATGCCTGAGGCAAAAGAGTATGAATGTGGAG GAGGCTGTTGCAATTGGAGTTGATAGTCTTGGTTTCGACTTGAGAATTTGCTCAGGAAG